A window of Azospirillum lipoferum 4B contains these coding sequences:
- a CDS encoding type II asparaginase, translating to MAAGMAAAMTLSGTMAFAADGLPNVTILATGGTIAGTGATSTTTVGYTAAKVGVEKLIEAVPELKKVANVKGEQVFQIASENMTNDHWLKLAKRVNELLAQKDVDGIVITHGTDTIEETAYFLNLTVKSTKPVVIVGAMRPSTAISADGPVNLYNAVTLAGSKDAVGKGVLVALNDQINAGRDVSKTNTSTADTFRTPELGFLGYMQDNRPHFYRQVVRKHTAEAEFDISGLDSLPQVDIVYGYANNNRTALDALVKAGAKGIVHAGVGNGSLSNAMKPGLIEARKQGVAIVRSSRVGNGIVARNGEANDDELDFVASDSLNPQKARILLMLALTKTTDAKAIQKMFYTY from the coding sequence ATGGCCGCCGGGATGGCCGCCGCCATGACACTGTCCGGAACCATGGCCTTTGCCGCCGACGGGCTGCCCAACGTGACCATCCTGGCGACCGGCGGAACCATCGCCGGCACCGGTGCCACCAGCACCACCACCGTCGGCTACACCGCCGCCAAGGTCGGCGTCGAGAAGCTGATCGAAGCGGTGCCGGAACTGAAGAAGGTCGCCAACGTCAAGGGCGAACAGGTCTTCCAGATCGCCAGCGAGAACATGACCAACGACCATTGGCTGAAGCTGGCCAAGCGGGTGAACGAACTGTTGGCACAGAAGGACGTCGACGGCATCGTCATCACCCATGGCACCGATACCATCGAGGAAACAGCCTATTTCCTGAACCTGACGGTCAAGAGCACCAAGCCGGTGGTGATTGTCGGCGCCATGCGTCCCTCGACGGCCATCAGCGCCGACGGCCCCGTCAACCTCTACAATGCGGTGACGCTGGCCGGCTCCAAGGACGCCGTCGGCAAGGGCGTTCTGGTCGCCTTGAACGACCAGATCAATGCCGGCCGCGACGTCAGCAAGACCAACACCTCTACCGCCGATACCTTCCGCACGCCGGAACTCGGCTTCCTCGGCTACATGCAGGACAACCGGCCCCACTTCTACCGTCAGGTCGTGCGCAAGCACACAGCCGAGGCCGAATTCGACATCTCGGGCCTCGACAGCCTGCCGCAGGTCGACATCGTGTATGGCTATGCCAACAACAACCGCACGGCGCTCGACGCTCTGGTGAAGGCGGGTGCCAAGGGCATCGTCCATGCCGGCGTCGGCAATGGCAGCCTGTCCAACGCGATGAAGCCCGGCCTGATCGAAGCCCGTAAGCAGGGGGTGGCGATCGTCCGCTCCTCGCGTGTCGGCAACGGCATCGTCGCCCGTAACGGCGAAGCCAACGACGACGAGCTGGATTTCGTCGCCAGCGACAGCCTCAATCCGCAGAAGGCGCGCATCCTGCTGATGCTGGCCCTCACCAAGACGACCGACGCCAAGGCCATCCAGAAGATGTTCTACACCTACTGA
- a CDS encoding histidine phosphatase family protein, with translation MPILHRRTLMALTAAALLAFPAAAMETAGLVVLMRHAQAPGTGDPPGFTLDDCATQRTLSDDGRAQAKRIGERLHEFGIAEARVLSSQWCRCLETARLLDLGPVKEMPALNSFIGRPEEEKDKVTELRQFLADLPRDGKPVVLVTHQVTVTALTGIFPASGEAVLLRANGTPDPDRLDRLPTR, from the coding sequence ATGCCCATCCTGCACCGTCGCACCCTTATGGCTCTCACGGCCGCCGCATTGCTTGCGTTTCCGGCCGCGGCGATGGAGACCGCCGGTCTCGTCGTGCTGATGCGCCACGCGCAGGCTCCCGGCACCGGCGACCCTCCGGGCTTCACGCTGGACGACTGCGCGACCCAGCGCACTCTCAGCGACGACGGCCGCGCCCAGGCCAAGCGGATCGGCGAGCGGCTGCACGAGTTCGGCATCGCCGAGGCCCGCGTGCTGTCCAGCCAATGGTGCCGCTGCCTGGAGACCGCGCGGCTGCTGGATCTCGGTCCGGTAAAGGAGATGCCCGCCCTCAACTCCTTCATCGGCCGGCCGGAGGAGGAAAAGGACAAGGTGACCGAACTGCGCCAGTTCCTGGCCGACCTGCCGCGCGACGGCAAGCCGGTCGTGCTGGTGACGCATCAGGTCACCGTCACCGCGCTGACCGGCATCTTCCCGGCATCGGGCGAAGCGGTCCTGCTGCGGGCGAACGGCACCCCCGACCCCGACCGCCTCGACCGTCTGCCGACCCGCTGA
- a CDS encoding alpha/beta hydrolase, with the protein MMSDPTMTRRGLLGASIATVAGAADLMPCGPAVAGEPVAVTLPRTVQWDMTAGGDPDRPHRIFAAWPETPPPPEGWPVLYLLDGNSIFGTATEAMRVIGGHGAAVGIPPALVIAIGYPIETAFDQPRRARDYTPPAAGAPSGTGGADAFLDFIETEVKPEVERRFRVDRSRQTLFGHSYGGLFVLHALFTRCVAFQRYVAASPSIWWQDRAVLAEERRFTEAPPPAAATRSLLVTVGESELQAPPGEPPDPAREERRRKARMEENARELAERLAALGRHGPAVSFVSFPGENHGSVIPAAISRAVAVALRR; encoded by the coding sequence ATGATGAGCGATCCGACAATGACGCGGCGTGGCCTTCTGGGTGCGTCGATCGCGACGGTGGCCGGGGCGGCAGACCTGATGCCGTGCGGTCCCGCTGTCGCCGGCGAGCCGGTGGCGGTGACGCTGCCCCGTACGGTGCAATGGGACATGACAGCCGGCGGTGATCCGGACCGGCCCCATCGTATCTTCGCCGCCTGGCCGGAAACGCCGCCGCCGCCGGAGGGATGGCCGGTGCTGTATCTGCTGGACGGCAACAGCATCTTCGGCACGGCGACCGAGGCGATGCGGGTGATCGGCGGGCATGGCGCCGCGGTGGGCATTCCGCCGGCCTTGGTGATCGCCATCGGCTATCCGATTGAAACGGCGTTCGACCAGCCCCGGCGGGCACGGGACTATACGCCTCCCGCTGCCGGGGCGCCGTCCGGGACCGGCGGGGCCGACGCCTTCCTCGACTTCATCGAAACGGAGGTGAAGCCGGAGGTGGAGCGGCGCTTCCGGGTCGACCGCAGCCGCCAGACCCTGTTCGGCCATTCCTATGGCGGGCTGTTCGTTCTGCATGCGCTGTTCACGCGCTGCGTGGCGTTCCAGCGCTATGTCGCCGCCAGCCCGTCGATCTGGTGGCAGGACCGTGCCGTCCTTGCGGAAGAGCGCCGCTTCACCGAGGCTCCTCCGCCGGCCGCCGCCACACGCAGCCTGCTGGTGACGGTGGGCGAGAGCGAGTTGCAGGCCCCCCCCGGCGAGCCGCCCGACCCGGCACGCGAGGAACGGCGACGCAAGGCGCGGATGGAGGAGAATGCGCGCGAGTTGGCGGAGCGGCTGGCGGCGTTGGGGCGTCACGGGCCGGCGGTGAGCTTCGTGTCCTTTCCCGGAGAGAACCATGGCTCCGTCATTCCGGCGGCGATCAGCCGCGCGGTGGCCGTGGCGCTTCGGCGCTAG